In one window of Acidovorax sp. HDW3 DNA:
- a CDS encoding GDP-mannose 4,6-dehydratase produces the protein MQKNALITGVTGQDGAYLAQLLLQKGYQVYGLTARRSSDTHWRLRELGIEKDIHYLDGDLADACSIQRAVTKAAPHEVYNLGAQSFVGASWNQPVTTGIVDGLGVTHLLEAIRQFAPETRFYQASTSEMFGLIQAERQDENTPFYPRSPYGVAKLYGHWITVNYRESFQLHASSGILFNHESPLRGIEFVTRKVTDAVARIKHGLQKELRLGNIDAKRDWGFAGDYVQAMWLMLQQERADDYVVATGTTTTVRDMCQLAFEHVGLNYQDYVVIDPAFFRPAEVDVLLGNPAKAARQLGWRPTTDLVQLITMMVDADMRRVRKEL, from the coding sequence ATGCAGAAAAATGCTCTGATTACCGGTGTAACCGGCCAAGACGGCGCGTACCTGGCCCAGCTACTGCTGCAAAAAGGCTACCAAGTCTATGGACTGACGGCACGCCGCAGCTCCGACACCCACTGGCGCCTGCGCGAGCTCGGCATCGAGAAAGACATTCACTACCTCGACGGCGATTTGGCCGACGCCTGCTCCATCCAGCGCGCCGTCACCAAGGCGGCGCCGCATGAGGTTTACAACCTGGGGGCGCAAAGCTTTGTCGGCGCGTCCTGGAACCAGCCCGTGACCACCGGCATCGTCGATGGCCTGGGCGTGACGCATCTGCTCGAAGCGATTCGTCAGTTTGCGCCCGAAACCCGGTTCTACCAGGCCTCGACGAGCGAGATGTTCGGCCTCATCCAGGCCGAGCGCCAGGATGAAAACACGCCGTTCTACCCACGCAGCCCCTACGGCGTGGCCAAACTCTACGGCCACTGGATCACCGTCAACTACCGCGAAAGCTTCCAGTTGCACGCCTCCAGCGGCATTTTGTTCAACCACGAATCGCCCCTGCGCGGCATCGAATTCGTCACCCGCAAGGTGACCGACGCCGTCGCCCGCATCAAGCACGGGCTGCAAAAAGAGCTGCGCCTGGGCAACATCGACGCCAAGCGCGACTGGGGCTTTGCCGGCGACTATGTGCAGGCCATGTGGTTGATGCTGCAACAAGAGCGCGCCGATGATTACGTCGTCGCCACCGGTACCACCACCACCGTGCGCGACATGTGCCAGCTGGCGTTCGAGCACGTGGGACTGAACTACCAGGACTACGTCGTCATCGACCCGGCATTCTTTCGCCCGGCCGAAGTGGACGTGCTGCTGGGCAACCCGGCCAAGGCAGCGCGCCAGCTGGGCTGGCGGCCGACGACCGACCTGGTGCAACTGATCACGATGATGGTCGATGCCGATATGCGCCGGGTGCGCAAGGAGCTGTAA
- a CDS encoding mannose-1-phosphate guanylyltransferase/mannose-6-phosphate isomerase — MATLVPVILSGGAGTRLWPVSREGYPKPFLRLPDGQSLLLKTYQRAAALLPDGGDILTVTNREHFFASRDHFQEAHLGAQYQPYFLLEPVGRNTAAAIACAALAVQARHGDDAILVVMAADHLISDLTAFEQATAHATQLAQHGYLVTYGIQPTGPETGFGYIEAGANLDEQGGRQVRRFVEKPDAATAQQYLDSGRFLWNSGMFCFSVSTLLAQMQLHAPEILTQALTCMQHSPESSHGGTWTQELHSPSFEKLPDISIDYAVMERSQQVALIPARFDWSDIGSWTALAQLLPSDAAHNRVQGEAVLVDTHHTYIQAEHRLVATVGVDNLVIVDTADALLVAHADRAQDVREVAKRLKNSQHEAYRLHRTVTRPWGSYTVLEEGPRFKIKRIKVKPGASLSLQMHHHRSEHWVVVQGMARIVNGCPEPRLVSTNESTFIPAGHRHRLENPGVIDLVIIEVQSGEYLGEDDIVRFDDQYGRITC; from the coding sequence ATGGCCACGCTCGTCCCTGTCATCCTCTCCGGCGGCGCCGGCACGCGCCTGTGGCCAGTGTCGCGCGAGGGCTATCCCAAACCTTTCTTGCGCCTGCCCGACGGCCAATCCCTGCTGCTCAAAACCTACCAGCGCGCCGCCGCCTTGCTGCCCGATGGGGGCGACATTCTGACGGTCACGAACCGCGAGCATTTCTTTGCCAGCCGCGACCATTTCCAGGAAGCCCACCTGGGCGCACAGTATCAGCCCTACTTCCTGCTCGAACCGGTGGGCCGTAACACCGCCGCTGCCATTGCCTGCGCCGCCTTGGCCGTACAGGCCCGGCATGGCGATGACGCTATTCTGGTCGTCATGGCTGCCGATCATTTGATTTCCGATCTGACAGCATTTGAACAAGCCACAGCGCACGCCACACAACTGGCCCAGCATGGGTATCTGGTGACCTACGGCATCCAACCCACAGGCCCTGAAACTGGTTTTGGCTACATTGAAGCGGGCGCGAACCTAGATGAACAAGGCGGTCGTCAGGTACGGCGGTTTGTCGAAAAGCCCGACGCAGCAACGGCCCAGCAATACCTTGACAGCGGACGTTTTTTATGGAATTCAGGCATGTTTTGCTTCAGTGTCAGCACGCTGCTGGCGCAAATGCAGCTCCACGCCCCAGAGATCCTGACCCAAGCACTGACTTGTATGCAGCACAGTCCGGAATCGAGCCATGGTGGCACCTGGACACAAGAGCTTCATTCCCCATCGTTTGAAAAGCTGCCGGATATTTCCATCGACTACGCCGTGATGGAACGCTCGCAGCAGGTCGCCCTGATCCCCGCTCGCTTCGATTGGAGCGACATCGGCTCCTGGACGGCACTGGCGCAGCTCCTCCCCAGTGACGCAGCCCACAACCGGGTTCAAGGAGAGGCCGTGCTGGTGGACACGCACCACACCTACATTCAAGCCGAACACCGGCTGGTAGCCACCGTGGGCGTGGACAACCTGGTGATTGTCGATACTGCCGATGCCCTGCTCGTCGCCCACGCCGACCGGGCACAAGATGTGCGCGAAGTTGCTAAACGCCTTAAAAACAGCCAGCACGAAGCCTACCGCCTGCACCGCACCGTCACCCGTCCCTGGGGCAGCTACACAGTGCTTGAAGAAGGGCCGCGCTTCAAAATCAAGCGCATCAAGGTCAAGCCCGGAGCCTCACTGTCGCTGCAGATGCACCATCACCGCAGCGAGCACTGGGTGGTGGTGCAGGGTATGGCCCGCATCGTCAATGGATGCCCAGAACCACGCTTGGTCAGCACCAATGAATCCACTTTCATTCCCGCAGGCCACCGCCACCGTCTGGAAAACCCCGGTGTCATCGACCTCGTCATCATCGAGGTGCAAAGCGGTGAATATTTAGGCGAAGACGACATTGTGCGCTTTGATGACCAATACGGTCGTATTACTTGCTGA
- a CDS encoding CoA-acylating methylmalonate-semialdehyde dehydrogenase, with translation MGTPLPTVKLLINGEWVESRTTQWRDVVNPATQEVLARVPFATPDEVNAAVASAQAAFKTWRKTPIGTRARIFLKLQQLIRENMKELAALLTAEQGKTLPDAEGDVFRGLEVVEHAAAIGNLQLGELANNVANGVDTYTVMQPLGVCAGITPFNFPAMIPLWMFPMAIATGNTFVLKPSEQDPLVTMRLCALALEAGIPPGVLNVVHGGEDVVNAICDHKDIKAISFVGSTRVGTHVYNRASLAGKRVQCMMGAKNHAIVMPDANKEQSLNALVGASFGAAGQRCMAISVAVLVGEAQKWIPDFVAKAQSLKVSAGTTPGADVGPVISCAARERVEGLIAKGVEQGASLELDGRKPQVAGFEQGNFVGPTIFSGVKPGMAIYEQEIFGPVLCLVGADDLEQAIDFINANPNGNGTAIFTQSGAAARMFQEDIDVGQVGINVPVPVPVPLFSFSGSRASKLGDLGPYGKQVVLFYTQTKTVTARWFDDSTLHHGVNTTISLK, from the coding sequence ATGGGCACCCCGCTTCCTACCGTCAAGCTGCTGATCAACGGCGAATGGGTTGAATCCCGCACCACGCAATGGCGCGACGTGGTCAACCCGGCCACGCAGGAGGTGCTCGCGCGCGTGCCTTTTGCCACGCCCGACGAGGTCAACGCCGCCGTGGCCAGCGCCCAGGCGGCGTTCAAAACCTGGCGCAAGACGCCGATTGGCACGCGTGCACGCATCTTCTTGAAGCTCCAGCAGCTCATCCGCGAGAACATGAAGGAGCTGGCCGCCCTCCTGACGGCCGAGCAGGGCAAGACCCTGCCCGACGCCGAGGGCGACGTGTTCCGGGGCCTGGAGGTGGTGGAGCACGCCGCTGCCATCGGCAACCTGCAGCTGGGCGAACTGGCGAACAACGTGGCCAACGGCGTCGATACCTACACCGTGATGCAGCCGCTGGGCGTGTGCGCCGGCATCACGCCGTTCAACTTCCCGGCCATGATCCCGCTGTGGATGTTCCCCATGGCGATTGCCACCGGCAACACCTTTGTCTTGAAGCCCTCCGAGCAGGACCCGCTGGTGACCATGCGCCTGTGCGCGTTGGCGCTCGAAGCGGGCATTCCGCCGGGCGTGCTCAACGTCGTGCACGGTGGTGAGGACGTGGTCAACGCCATCTGCGATCACAAGGACATCAAGGCGATTTCCTTCGTCGGCTCCACCCGCGTGGGCACCCATGTGTACAACCGCGCCAGCCTTGCCGGTAAGCGCGTGCAGTGCATGATGGGGGCGAAGAACCACGCCATCGTCATGCCCGATGCGAACAAGGAGCAGTCGCTCAACGCGCTGGTGGGGGCCTCGTTCGGCGCTGCCGGCCAGCGCTGCATGGCGATTTCGGTGGCGGTGCTGGTGGGCGAGGCGCAAAAGTGGATTCCCGATTTTGTCGCCAAGGCCCAGTCGCTCAAGGTCTCGGCCGGTACCACGCCGGGGGCGGACGTGGGGCCGGTGATCTCCTGCGCCGCACGCGAGCGCGTCGAGGGCCTGATCGCCAAGGGCGTGGAGCAAGGCGCCAGCCTCGAACTCGATGGCCGCAAGCCGCAGGTGGCCGGTTTTGAGCAGGGCAACTTCGTCGGCCCGACGATTTTCAGCGGCGTCAAGCCCGGCATGGCGATCTACGAGCAAGAGATTTTCGGCCCCGTGCTGTGCCTGGTGGGCGCCGACGACCTGGAGCAGGCGATTGACTTCATCAACGCCAACCCCAACGGCAACGGCACGGCCATCTTCACGCAAAGCGGCGCGGCGGCGCGCATGTTCCAGGAGGACATCGACGTCGGCCAGGTGGGCATCAACGTGCCCGTGCCCGTGCCCGTGCCGCTGTTCTCCTTCAGTGGCAGCCGCGCCTCCAAGCTCGGCGACCTGGGGCCGTACGGCAAGCAGGTGGTGCTGTTCTACACCCAGACCAAGACCGTGACGGCGCGCTGGTTTGACGACAGCACGCTGCACCACGGGGTGAACACCACCATCAGCCTGAAGTGA
- a CDS encoding glycosyltransferase family 1 protein: MRLLIECTYVYEHPQDNSGIQRVVRNVINHLPGVKTDVECIPVVMQNNKVYRINQLRPLRPSTVRTRLQNWLSVQHDRLGRLRNRIWNYRARRERSGVFYQSPVLRAVLTGICRTLGFGISIPQKILSFISLRYVDKFHITEMNCQAGDVLVLLDSSWHADFFSVAERLKKKGVHIISVIYDLIPLTHPQFCDDGLVRVFDQWFSWISQTANGFMAISHTIEQQVRTEVALRLGPGPAAARWFDYFHLGSDLDQANPDIVVRRDVRKMCKQAPVYLMVSTIEPRKNHAYLLDAFEHVWTEDSEACLCFVGKIGWKTEQLIERIRQHPQFQKKLFMFNDLNDRELEHCYTHARSLVFPSYVEGFGLPLVEAMQRGLPAMASDIPVFREIGGDSMVYFDLEQPETLARLIRQFEESGKFPAPRSLTDWQWINWQQASQQLIDKIQQNLTASTTAAPALSSPWLHDECRI; this comes from the coding sequence ATGCGTTTGCTGATCGAATGCACCTACGTTTACGAACATCCACAAGACAATTCAGGTATTCAGCGCGTCGTGCGCAACGTCATCAATCATTTACCTGGTGTAAAAACAGATGTCGAATGCATACCAGTCGTAATGCAGAACAACAAGGTTTATCGCATCAACCAACTGCGTCCACTGCGCCCCAGCACGGTACGGACACGTCTGCAAAACTGGCTCTCCGTACAGCATGACCGCCTGGGCCGCCTGCGCAACCGCATCTGGAATTACCGTGCCCGACGTGAACGCAGCGGCGTTTTTTACCAATCCCCGGTACTCAGAGCAGTCCTCACCGGAATTTGTCGCACCCTGGGATTCGGGATTTCCATACCCCAAAAAATACTTTCCTTTATTTCCCTACGGTACGTCGATAAATTCCACATTACCGAGATGAATTGCCAGGCGGGTGATGTCTTGGTATTACTTGATTCATCATGGCACGCTGATTTTTTCTCGGTTGCCGAACGACTGAAGAAAAAAGGTGTGCACATTATTTCAGTGATATACGACCTGATTCCCCTGACGCACCCACAATTTTGCGACGATGGCCTGGTGCGCGTCTTCGATCAATGGTTTTCCTGGATCAGTCAAACCGCTAACGGTTTCATGGCCATTTCGCATACCATCGAACAACAAGTGCGCACCGAAGTCGCCCTGCGCCTAGGGCCAGGGCCTGCCGCCGCACGGTGGTTTGACTACTTTCACCTCGGCAGCGATCTCGACCAGGCCAACCCCGACATCGTCGTGCGACGCGATGTGCGCAAAATGTGCAAGCAGGCCCCGGTTTATCTGATGGTGAGCACCATCGAGCCGCGTAAAAATCATGCCTACTTGCTCGATGCCTTCGAACACGTTTGGACAGAGGACAGCGAGGCGTGCCTGTGCTTTGTCGGCAAAATAGGCTGGAAAACTGAGCAATTGATCGAACGCATACGGCAGCATCCCCAGTTCCAAAAGAAGTTGTTCATGTTCAACGACCTCAACGACCGGGAGTTGGAACACTGCTACACCCACGCACGTTCTCTGGTATTCCCCTCCTATGTTGAAGGCTTTGGCTTGCCCCTGGTGGAAGCCATGCAGCGCGGCTTGCCAGCCATGGCGAGCGACATTCCCGTATTCCGGGAAATTGGCGGCGACAGCATGGTGTATTTTGACCTGGAACAGCCGGAAACATTGGCACGCCTTATTCGCCAGTTTGAAGAATCTGGAAAATTTCCTGCCCCCCGATCCCTGACAGACTGGCAATGGATAAATTGGCAACAGGCCTCACAGCAACTGATCGATAAAATACAGCAGAATCTCACCGCATCAACCACCGCAGCCCCTGCACTTTCCTCCCCCTGGCTGCACGATGAATGTCGCATTTAA
- a CDS encoding glycosyltransferase family 1 protein codes for MNVAFNTSILRQPRTGIGEYAMQLVQALQAEQDITLNLFDGWRWRQDFSQPAQNAKQSIVPILRKHLPGAYAMRRFLLQQRFQNGVKKLKPTVYHEPSLWPMDFDGATLMTLHDLTHVHYPQTQPRERLREIERRLPKALAQSILIFTDSTFIAQEARQHYAIAANKIRVAPLGCSARFHPRSAAVLRPQLQRLQLHMRRYFLCLGTLEPRKNTLLALNAYLRLPPAMRQTYPLLLVGLRGWGQAEWSRPLEQAVASGQVRALGYQDDNTVAALLAGACALLFPSRYEGFGLPVLEAMASATPVITCRRGAIPEVAAEAVLYVEPDDVDACRHALETIAEDAPLQHRLATMGLERARHFSWAHCAQITAAGYRQAESM; via the coding sequence ATGAATGTCGCATTTAATACCAGCATTCTGCGCCAACCACGCACGGGCATTGGAGAATATGCCATGCAACTGGTCCAGGCATTGCAAGCAGAGCAGGACATTACCCTCAATTTATTCGACGGTTGGCGCTGGCGCCAGGATTTTTCGCAACCTGCGCAAAACGCCAAACAAAGTATAGTGCCAATATTGAGAAAACACTTGCCAGGCGCATATGCTATGCGCCGTTTTTTGCTGCAACAACGCTTTCAAAATGGTGTCAAAAAACTAAAGCCTACGGTTTATCATGAACCCAGTCTCTGGCCTATGGATTTTGATGGCGCCACGCTCATGACCCTGCACGACTTGACTCACGTGCATTATCCACAAACGCAACCCCGCGAACGGCTACGGGAAATTGAACGTCGCCTACCCAAGGCTTTGGCACAATCGATTCTCATCTTCACAGATTCTACTTTCATTGCCCAAGAGGCGCGCCAGCATTACGCCATCGCAGCCAACAAAATACGTGTCGCCCCCCTGGGCTGCAGCGCACGCTTTCACCCCCGCAGTGCAGCAGTATTACGCCCCCAACTGCAGCGGCTGCAGTTGCACATGCGGCGCTATTTTCTTTGCCTCGGCACACTCGAACCCCGAAAAAACACACTGCTGGCCCTCAACGCCTATTTACGGCTACCACCTGCCATGCGGCAAACCTACCCTCTGCTGCTGGTGGGGCTGCGCGGCTGGGGGCAGGCCGAATGGTCACGTCCGTTGGAGCAAGCCGTCGCCAGCGGCCAGGTGCGTGCGCTCGGCTACCAGGACGACAACACCGTGGCTGCGCTGCTGGCCGGCGCCTGCGCCCTGCTCTTTCCCTCGCGCTACGAAGGATTTGGCCTGCCCGTGCTCGAAGCCATGGCCAGTGCCACCCCCGTCATCACCTGCCGCCGTGGCGCCATTCCGGAAGTGGCAGCAGAAGCCGTCTTGTACGTTGAGCCCGACGACGTCGATGCCTGCCGCCATGCATTAGAAACCATTGCCGAAGACGCCCCCTTGCAACATCGCTTGGCAACAATGGGACTGGAGCGTGCACGCCATTTCAGCTGGGCGCACTGCGCCCAAATCACTGCGGCCGGCTACCGCCAGGCAGAGAGCATGTAA
- a CDS encoding NAD(P)-dependent oxidoreductase: protein MRRLLVTGQNGFVGHHLQAALAAGQYPGWNLIAHQAHDLLQPSSLDAWLQQQPDGGIDAVIHLAGQTFVPAAFNDPEHTLQVNLLGTLHLLKALKRHGFAGTFLYVSSGDVYGQVAPEHLPISETLAPQPRNPYAVSKVAAELLCLQWGLTEPGWRVLVARPFNHIGTGQAASFVLSNMAQQLQQIRQGRQAPVLQVGDVDVTRDFLAVDDVIAAYFALLAQGQAGEIYNVCSGHERLVRDLITHMALQADLEVRLEQDAQRLRRAEQRRVVGNNHKLQAHTGWQPRHDLRTTLHAVFHDWQERE from the coding sequence GTGCGCCGGCTGCTAGTTACCGGGCAAAACGGGTTCGTCGGTCACCATCTCCAAGCCGCCCTGGCTGCCGGCCAATACCCTGGCTGGAACCTGATCGCACACCAGGCCCACGACCTGCTGCAGCCATCCAGCCTGGACGCCTGGTTGCAGCAGCAGCCAGACGGCGGCATTGATGCCGTCATTCACCTGGCCGGGCAAACCTTCGTTCCCGCCGCCTTCAACGATCCTGAGCACACGCTGCAGGTCAACCTGCTGGGCACCCTGCACCTGCTGAAGGCGCTCAAGCGGCACGGCTTTGCCGGCACGTTCTTGTACGTCAGCTCCGGCGACGTCTACGGCCAGGTGGCGCCGGAGCACTTGCCCATCAGCGAAACCCTGGCGCCCCAGCCGCGCAACCCCTACGCCGTGAGCAAAGTCGCAGCCGAGCTGCTGTGCCTGCAATGGGGGCTGACCGAGCCCGGCTGGCGCGTGCTGGTGGCGCGGCCCTTCAACCACATCGGCACCGGCCAGGCGGCGAGCTTTGTGCTCTCCAACATGGCGCAGCAGCTGCAGCAGATTCGCCAGGGCCGACAGGCACCGGTGCTGCAGGTCGGTGACGTGGACGTGACGCGCGACTTTCTCGCCGTGGACGACGTCATTGCCGCCTACTTTGCCCTGCTCGCCCAGGGGCAGGCCGGGGAAATCTACAACGTCTGCTCCGGCCACGAGCGCCTTGTGCGCGACCTGATTACCCACATGGCTCTACAGGCCGACCTGGAAGTTCGCTTGGAGCAAGATGCACAACGTCTGCGCCGTGCCGAACAACGCCGCGTTGTCGGCAACAACCACAAATTGCAAGCGCACACCGGCTGGCAGCCCCGCCATGACCTGCGTACCACCTTGCATGCTGTTTTCCATGATTGGCAAGAGAGAGAGTGA
- the mmsB gene encoding 3-hydroxyisobutyrate dehydrogenase, with product MRIAFIGLGHMGGPMALNLHKAGLAVQAFDLNPDSCAALQAQGLEMAASAQAAVAGAEVVISMLPASAHVEALYLGRGGQPGLLAHIGAGALVIDSSTIAAASSQKVAQAAQAAGIAFIDAPVSGGVGGAVAGTLTFMVGASAPNLERARPVLEKMGANIFHAGEVGAGQTAKICNNMLLAILMIGTSEAMALGVAHGLDPQVLAEIMRRSSGGNWALEKYNPYPGVHENAPASKGYSGGFGTDLMLKDLGLAQESALATRASTPLGGLARALYAAHSLAGHGGEDFSSVIKLVQGHD from the coding sequence ATGCGCATCGCATTCATCGGACTGGGCCACATGGGCGGCCCCATGGCCCTGAACCTGCACAAAGCCGGCCTGGCCGTGCAGGCGTTCGACCTCAACCCCGACAGCTGCGCCGCCCTGCAAGCCCAGGGCCTGGAGATGGCCGCCAGCGCGCAGGCCGCCGTCGCCGGCGCCGAGGTGGTCATCAGCATGTTGCCCGCCAGCGCCCACGTCGAGGCGCTGTACCTCGGCCGGGGCGGACAGCCGGGCCTGCTCGCCCACATCGGCGCCGGGGCGCTGGTGATCGACAGCTCCACCATCGCCGCCGCCAGCAGCCAGAAAGTGGCACAGGCGGCGCAGGCCGCCGGCATTGCCTTCATCGACGCCCCCGTCTCCGGTGGCGTGGGCGGCGCCGTCGCTGGCACGCTGACCTTTATGGTGGGCGCCAGCGCCCCCAACCTGGAGCGCGCCCGCCCGGTGCTGGAGAAAATGGGGGCCAATATCTTCCACGCGGGCGAAGTCGGCGCTGGGCAAACGGCGAAAATTTGCAACAACATGCTGCTCGCCATCCTCATGATCGGCACCAGCGAAGCCATGGCCCTGGGCGTGGCCCATGGCCTCGACCCCCAGGTGCTGGCCGAAATCATGCGCCGCAGCTCCGGCGGCAACTGGGCCCTTGAAAAATACAACCCCTACCCCGGCGTGCACGAAAACGCCCCCGCCAGCAAAGGCTACAGCGGCGGCTTTGGTACCGATTTGATGCTCAAAGACCTGGGCCTGGCGCAGGAAAGCGCCCTGGCCACCCGCGCCAGCACCCCGCTGGGCGGCCTGGCGCGTGCGCTGTACGCCGCGCACAGCCTGGCCGGGCATGGCGGCGAAGATTTTTCCAGCGTCATCAAACTGGTGCAGGGACACGATTGA
- a CDS encoding acyl-CoA dehydrogenase family protein, with protein sequence MDFELNADQRAFADTARAFAQAELAPHAARWDEEGIFPVEVFAKGGALGFCGLYAPEEIGGLALPRLDATLVFEELAAVDPSTAAFFTIHNMATWMVGTWGQPALRAAWGEPLTSGQKLASYCLTEPGSGSDAASLQTRAERVGDEYVLHGGKAFISGAGSTDLLVVMARTGGPGAAGVSALAVPAQLPGIIYGKKEQKMGWNSQPTRQISFDGVRVPAENLLGQEGDGFKMAMKGLDGGRINIATCSVGAAQGALTHAQRYMHERKQFGKPIASFQALQFKLADMATELVAARQMVRLAAAKLDAGAPDATTYCAMAKRFATDAGFAIVNDALQLHGGYGYIRDYPVERLLRDARVHQILEGTNEIMRVIIARRMLDGDAPDAIR encoded by the coding sequence ATGGACTTTGAACTGAACGCTGACCAGCGCGCCTTTGCCGACACGGCACGCGCCTTTGCGCAGGCGGAGCTGGCGCCACATGCCGCCCGCTGGGACGAGGAAGGCATTTTTCCCGTGGAAGTCTTTGCCAAGGGCGGCGCCCTGGGCTTTTGCGGCCTGTACGCGCCCGAGGAGATTGGCGGCCTGGCGCTGCCGCGCCTGGACGCCACCTTGGTGTTCGAGGAGCTGGCGGCGGTCGATCCCTCGACGGCGGCGTTTTTCACCATCCACAACATGGCGACCTGGATGGTCGGCACCTGGGGCCAACCGGCGCTGCGCGCCGCCTGGGGCGAGCCGCTGACCAGCGGCCAGAAACTTGCCAGCTACTGCCTGACCGAGCCCGGCAGCGGCTCGGACGCGGCCTCGCTGCAGACACGCGCCGAGCGCGTCGGCGACGAATACGTGCTGCACGGCGGCAAAGCCTTCATCAGCGGCGCGGGCAGCACCGATCTGCTGGTGGTCATGGCGCGCACCGGCGGCCCCGGGGCAGCCGGCGTCAGCGCCCTGGCCGTGCCGGCGCAGCTGCCGGGCATCATCTACGGCAAGAAAGAGCAAAAAATGGGCTGGAACAGCCAGCCCACGCGCCAGATCAGCTTTGACGGCGTGCGCGTGCCCGCCGAGAACCTGCTCGGCCAGGAAGGCGATGGCTTCAAGATGGCGATGAAGGGGCTCGATGGCGGGCGCATCAACATCGCCACCTGCTCGGTGGGTGCCGCACAAGGGGCACTCACCCACGCCCAGCGCTATATGCACGAGCGCAAGCAGTTCGGCAAGCCGATAGCGAGCTTCCAGGCGCTGCAGTTCAAGCTGGCCGACATGGCGACCGAGCTGGTCGCTGCGCGCCAAATGGTGCGCCTGGCCGCCGCCAAGCTCGACGCCGGTGCGCCCGACGCCACCACCTACTGCGCCATGGCCAAGCGCTTTGCCACCGACGCCGGCTTTGCCATCGTCAACGACGCGCTGCAGCTGCACGGCGGCTACGGCTACATCCGCGACTACCCCGTGGAGCGCCTGCTGCGTGACGCGCGCGTGCACCAGATCCTGGAGGGCACGAACGAGATCATGCGCGTCATCATCGCCCGGCGCATGTTGGACGGCGACGCGCCCGACGCCATCCGCTAA
- a CDS encoding glycosyltransferase family 4 protein, with protein MRVLHLYKTYYPDTMGGVEQAIFQICQSCKIHGIDSEVLTLSPNPSPRHLPIGSHWVHRSQENLNIASTGFSHRVFYKFRRLAEQCDIIHYHFPWPFMDLLHFAANIKKPSIISYHSDIVRQKTLLQLYQPLMHRFLTAADMIVAASPNYLASSKILHRYQHKTRIIPYGLDRNSYPEASQEALQHWHSRYPQGFFLFVGVMRYYKGLHILLEACKNRNYPVVIVGQGPMEKKLRQQCNELQLSNVHFLGPLPDGDKIALLQLCRAVVFPSHLRSEAFGISLLEGAMFGKPMISSEIGTGTTYINSHAHTGFVVPPRDASALQAAMDTLWHDDALAQRMGIAAAERYQQLFTADRMGQMMSRAYRDLHRQAHPTGPTVPA; from the coding sequence ATGCGAGTTTTGCACTTGTACAAAACATACTATCCCGACACCATGGGTGGGGTAGAGCAGGCCATTTTTCAAATTTGCCAAAGCTGCAAAATTCATGGGATCGACAGCGAAGTTCTGACCCTGAGTCCCAATCCAAGCCCCCGGCACCTGCCCATTGGATCGCACTGGGTACATCGCTCACAAGAAAATCTGAACATTGCTTCGACTGGATTTTCCCACCGGGTATTTTATAAATTTCGCCGCCTGGCAGAGCAGTGCGACATCATCCACTACCATTTTCCATGGCCCTTCATGGATTTGTTGCATTTTGCTGCAAATATAAAAAAACCCAGCATTATTAGCTATCACTCGGATATTGTGCGCCAAAAAACGTTGTTGCAACTCTACCAGCCATTGATGCACCGTTTCCTCACGGCGGCAGACATGATCGTAGCGGCATCCCCGAACTACCTGGCCAGCAGCAAAATTTTGCACCGTTACCAGCACAAAACACGCATTATCCCCTACGGCCTCGATCGCAACAGCTACCCCGAAGCCAGCCAGGAAGCACTGCAACACTGGCACAGCCGCTATCCGCAGGGATTTTTCCTTTTTGTCGGCGTCATGCGTTATTACAAGGGACTGCACATTCTGCTGGAGGCGTGTAAAAACAGGAACTACCCGGTCGTTATCGTTGGCCAGGGACCGATGGAAAAAAAGTTACGCCAGCAATGCAATGAGCTCCAGCTGAGCAACGTTCATTTCCTTGGCCCACTGCCGGATGGCGATAAGATTGCATTGCTGCAATTGTGCCGGGCGGTGGTTTTTCCTTCGCATTTACGCTCTGAAGCCTTTGGCATTTCCCTGCTCGAAGGCGCCATGTTTGGCAAGCCGATGATATCGAGTGAAATTGGTACCGGCACCACCTATATCAACAGCCACGCACATACCGGCTTCGTTGTTCCACCCAGAGATGCATCGGCCCTGCAGGCCGCAATGGATACGCTTTGGCATGATGACGCTCTGGCACAACGCATGGGCATTGCGGCTGCTGAGCGCTACCAACAATTGTTTACCGCCGATCGCATGGGGCAAATGATGTCCCGTGCCTACCGTGATTTGCACCGACAAGCCCATCCCACGGGCCCCACTGTTCCAGCCTGA